The sequence GCAGTCATAGGATGCGGGCCCCGCGGCATTGAGCACGCGTGTGCTCTGAAGAGCGTTATCGGACTTGAACTTGTGGCTGTTGTCGATCAGTCGGCGCCGGCTTTACGTACGGCAATCGACTCCCTGGGCGTTCCAGGGTATCTGGATGTGAAGGAGCTTGTGGAACGCCATCGACCTGACATCGTGATCTGTGCGACGCCGGCACGCGGGCGAGCAGACTTGGTGATGCAGCTTGCCCCATTTCCAGGCATCCGCGCGATTGTTGTCGAGAAGCCGATGGCGGTGACCTTGGCCGAAGCCGAGTTGATGCTCGGAGCCTGCACGGCGCGAGGCATACTGTTGACGGTCTGTCATCAACTTCGGTTTTGCGATGAGTTTATTGCTATGAAGGCTGCGATCGACGCAGGAGAACTTGGCCGGATTGAGTTCCTTCGTGGAAGCTGCTACGGCAATCTCCTCAACCAAGGGCCACATCTGCTGGATGCCATTCGCTGGTTCGCCGGTACGCGGGAGATTTTGTGGATCATGTCTCAATGGAGCGATGATCCGGATCTTCTCGCCCGGTATACACAAGGGGACCAAGGGTACCGGAATGATGACTCACACCCCGCTCCGATGTGGATGACGCATTACCTCGCCTTCGAGGGAGGATTGCGGGCCACATTGGAAACAGGACTCCTGTACCAGCGGTCCGGTACCTTTCGCGGCGACTGGCTGCAAAAGCGCGTGTCGGTGACAGGCTCGAATGGACAGGCCGAATGTCAGGCGGCCGGTTACTTCAGGATCATCTCCAGCGAGCGCCCTGGCCCGGAGGTCCGAGATGGATCCATCGAAAGGTATCGTGCCGCCACGCGGGCATTCCACGAAGAACTACGCGACGCGCTTGAAGCCGGTATCCCCCATCGGAATGATGCAAAGGATGCCCTGAAGACGCTCGAAGCGGTAATCGGCTGCGCTCAAAGCGCGGTAGATGATGCGATGGCTGTGTTGCCTCTCGCCAGGGACCGTGATCCGGTATCAGAACTGGAGACATTTCGACAAGCCGTACGACGGGATACCCTCGCGTTCGGTTCACGCCGGACTATTCGGATCAGCGAACGAATCGACCGCGACGTGACGGAACCTGATATCTCGGTGATTGTGACGCTTCCGGATGATCGGGGGCTGGCTCAAGAGTGCGTGAAGAGCTGGGTCCATGGGCAGACCTACCCGCGGGAGCGGTTCCAATTGATAGTCGTGACCGACGGATCGGATCCGAACCGGGACGATCGCGTGAAAGCGCTGCTTGGACCGGGGGATGAGTTCATCTGTCATCATACATCCAACGAGCTGCACTTGTACGACCTCGGTGCCCGCCGCGCCAAGGGCAAGCTGCTTTTCATCACAGAGCCGCACTGTATCGCAGAGCGCGAATGTCTGGAAGAGCTGAGCGCCTTTTTCTCCACCCATGATTACGACGGCGCATGTTGTCGGAGTATCGGAATCTGTTCGAACGTCATGGCGCGCATGGAGGAACAATTATTTGAAACGGGTTTTCGTCTCTTTTCTCAACGGGGCGACTGGCGCAAAGTGATTCTGCGCGGTTTCGCCGTTTATCGCGACACCTACCTGGAAGAGGGAGGCTTCGAATATGCCTATGGCCGCTTTGCCGAATGGGCTTTTGCGGCGAAGCTGCACAGCCGGGGTCGCCGGTTAGGATATGCGGCCGGTGCAGCCGTTCGGCATGAGTACACCACAAGTTTTCGGGAGCTGTTTCCCTTTGTCAGGGAATTCACGCGCGGGGAGTGCGCCTATCGTCTGAGCGCGCTGCCTGCCTACTGTGAGCACTATTTCGGCTGTGCGCCGGAGTGGAGTGCGCGCGAATTGCTGCGTCCCTCGGTGGCCCGTTCCGCGTGCCGAGCGGCCTGGAGAAGCCTGTGGAGCGGGTTCCGCGACGGCGTCGGCCGGGCGATGTTCGAGGTCCAGGCGAAGACGTTCCTGCAGACCCTGCCGATTGCCCTGTTGGGCCCACGCTGGCGAGTATTCGAAGCCGCCTGGGCACTCCAGATAGCACGGGCGAGGTCCCGGATGTGGCGCTTGAACGATCGGAGACTCTTTCGCGCCTATTCTGATGCGTATGAACGGATGGTCCGCTACAGTCGACTCGAATATATCGCGGAGTATTTGGCCTCGTCCGGGCCGGTACTATCTGAGTCGTATGACTATAGGGTTGCTGAGGTTTCGGAAGAGCGACTTGTAGGCTTTCACGCCTTGGAGCAGTGGGAAAAGGAGTCGTTCCGCTGGTCCGGTCCGGTGTCGATGGTGCGTATAAGTCTCGCGGTGGCCTCATACGAGGTCCAAATCGATACTCGGTCTCTGCGAAGGGCCCCCGTCCCGCTCTGCCTTAGCATTTTCTTCAATCGTGTTAAACTACCCTCTTCTTCCGTCCAGTTCAAAGATGGGTTCGTATCGTTCTCGATTCAACCGTCCATGTTTGTGGACGGGCGTGAACAGCGGCTGATCTTGACCTGCAATCCCGTACGACCGTGGATGTTCGGCGTGCCCGATCGTCGCGAGCTGGGTCTGCCGATCTTCTCAATCGTCTTCCAACCGGTTGAGTAGGAGATGAAGGCCATTACGGCCCGGTACATCCGGGACGTCCTCAGGCAAGGGTAATGCTCATGGCGAACTTTATCGTATTCGGCTATCCCAAACTGAAATATATTGTATAGTGTGCAATGATCTTGACACAATGCATTTAGGACCAAAACCGCAACTATTTCGTCAAGCCGCACGGTGGCCTCCATGTAC is a genomic window of Candidatus Methylomirabilis limnetica containing:
- a CDS encoding Gfo/Idh/MocA family oxidoreductase yields the protein MLSAAVIGCGPRGIEHACALKSVIGLELVAVVDQSAPALRTAIDSLGVPGYLDVKELVERHRPDIVICATPARGRADLVMQLAPFPGIRAIVVEKPMAVTLAEAELMLGACTARGILLTVCHQLRFCDEFIAMKAAIDAGELGRIEFLRGSCYGNLLNQGPHLLDAIRWFAGTREILWIMSQWSDDPDLLARYTQGDQGYRNDDSHPAPMWMTHYLAFEGGLRATLETGLLYQRSGTFRGDWLQKRVSVTGSNGQAECQAAGYFRIISSERPGPEVRDGSIERYRAATRAFHEELRDALEAGIPHRNDAKDALKTLEAVIGCAQSAVDDAMAVLPLARDRDPVSELETFRQAVRRDTLAFGSRRTIRISERIDRDVTEPDISVIVTLPDDRGLAQECVKSWVHGQTYPRERFQLIVVTDGSDPNRDDRVKALLGPGDEFICHHTSNELHLYDLGARRAKGKLLFITEPHCIAERECLEELSAFFSTHDYDGACCRSIGICSNVMARMEEQLFETGFRLFSQRGDWRKVILRGFAVYRDTYLEEGGFEYAYGRFAEWAFAAKLHSRGRRLGYAAGAAVRHEYTTSFRELFPFVREFTRGECAYRLSALPAYCEHYFGCAPEWSARELLRPSVARSACRAAWRSLWSGFRDGVGRAMFEVQAKTFLQTLPIALLGPRWRVFEAAWALQIARARSRMWRLNDRRLFRAYSDAYERMVRYSRLEYIAEYLASSGPVLSESYDYRVAEVSEERLVGFHALEQWEKESFRWSGPVSMVRISLAVASYEVQIDTRSLRRAPVPLCLSIFFNRVKLPSSSVQFKDGFVSFSIQPSMFVDGREQRLILTCNPVRPWMFGVPDRRELGLPIFSIVFQPVE